One genomic region from Solwaraspora sp. WMMD792 encodes:
- a CDS encoding DUF501 domain-containing protein — MPDLATREAADERDFAAVAAQLGRPPRGTRAVAHRCPCQLPDVVETVPRLADGTPFPTLFYLTCPRATSACSRLESAGLMREYAAELAEDPEFAADYRAAHEDYLARREAIGHVPEIAGVSAGGMPGRVKCLHVHLGHALAVGPGVNPIGDRVRELIGPWWAGGPCVPPPESD, encoded by the coding sequence GTGCCCGACCTGGCCACCCGCGAAGCAGCCGACGAACGCGATTTTGCGGCGGTCGCCGCGCAGCTCGGCCGGCCGCCGCGCGGCACCCGGGCGGTCGCCCACCGCTGTCCGTGTCAACTGCCCGACGTGGTCGAGACGGTGCCCCGGCTCGCCGACGGCACGCCGTTCCCGACCCTGTTCTATCTCACCTGCCCCCGGGCGACATCGGCCTGCAGTCGGCTCGAATCGGCCGGACTGATGCGTGAGTACGCCGCCGAGCTGGCCGAGGATCCCGAGTTCGCCGCCGACTACCGGGCGGCGCACGAGGACTACCTCGCCCGGCGGGAGGCGATCGGCCACGTCCCGGAGATCGCCGGAGTGTCGGCCGGCGGCATGCCGGGCCGGGTCAAGTGCCTGCACGTCCACCTGGGTCACGCGCTCGCCGTCGGCCCCGGCGTCAACCCGATCGGCGACCGGGTGCGGGAGCTGATCGGCCCCTGGTGGGCCGGCGGCCCCTGCGTACCGCCGCCGGAGTCGGACTAG
- the nudC gene encoding NAD(+) diphosphatase, giving the protein MADPAPPSDPAPPSRFVPDARVGRGADPADPCLVVAGRRLLVSADGGLPSVADLPASTEWVPLGSLDGTRVWAAGLPAVDDQLGGWRSWPAMAGELGEPLAALAGRALQVITWRRTHRFCGACATELAEVPGEHARRCPGCDLYVPMQLSPAVLAAITRSPGPDGDELLLVRHTYGPTAVWALVAGFVEAGETLEEAVHREVAEEVGLDVHEVDYFGSQPWAMSGPGVVLAGFTARAGPDAEPVVDGREIAEARWFALDDLPAELPATYSISRWLIEHQRGGRGLAGQQGRASTAQQGRASTARSDRQ; this is encoded by the coding sequence GTGGCCGATCCGGCCCCGCCCAGCGATCCGGCCCCGCCCAGCAGATTCGTTCCCGACGCCCGGGTGGGCCGGGGCGCCGACCCGGCCGATCCGTGCCTGGTGGTGGCCGGCCGCCGACTGCTGGTCAGCGCCGACGGCGGACTACCGTCGGTGGCCGATCTACCGGCCAGCACCGAGTGGGTGCCGCTGGGCAGCCTGGACGGCACCCGGGTGTGGGCAGCCGGCCTGCCCGCCGTTGACGACCAGCTCGGCGGCTGGCGGAGCTGGCCGGCGATGGCCGGCGAGCTGGGTGAGCCACTCGCCGCGCTCGCCGGACGCGCTTTGCAGGTGATCACCTGGCGGCGTACCCACCGGTTCTGCGGAGCCTGCGCCACCGAACTCGCCGAGGTGCCCGGCGAGCACGCCCGCCGCTGCCCCGGCTGCGACCTGTACGTACCGATGCAGCTCTCCCCCGCTGTGTTGGCCGCGATCACCCGCAGCCCCGGCCCCGACGGTGACGAGTTGCTGCTGGTCCGGCACACCTACGGGCCGACCGCCGTCTGGGCCCTGGTCGCCGGGTTCGTCGAGGCCGGCGAGACGCTGGAGGAGGCGGTGCACCGCGAGGTCGCCGAGGAGGTTGGCCTCGACGTGCACGAGGTGGACTACTTCGGCAGCCAGCCGTGGGCGATGTCCGGCCCCGGCGTGGTGCTCGCCGGTTTCACCGCCCGCGCCGGGCCGGACGCCGAACCGGTCGTCGACGGCCGGGAGATCGCCGAGGCCCGGTGGTTCGCCCTGGACGACCTGCCGGCCGAGCTGCCGGCAACGTACTCGATCTCCCGCTGGCTGATCGAACACCAGCGGGGCGGTCGGGGCCTTGCAGGCCAGCAAGGCCGGGCCTCAACAGCCCAGCAAGGCCGGGCCTCAACAGCCCGGTCAGATCGGCAGTAG
- a CDS encoding signal peptidase II — MSEQDGTDETAHEPTDGGTAARAPRQQRWTRRAPWLAFGIAATVLVVDQLTKLWAEATLTRGERTPLIGDALGIQLIYNPGAAFSFGENTTWVFTIAAAIGVGVTAWFAWRARSRAWAAALGLVLGGAFTHLLDRLFREPSFGQGHVVDFIAYFDWFIGNVADIALFFGVVTFLTLELLGIRLRPESSDSSDSSEPSGESETSVGGGGADGGGVREGGTA, encoded by the coding sequence ATGAGCGAGCAGGACGGCACCGACGAGACCGCCCACGAACCGACCGACGGCGGTACGGCAGCACGCGCGCCCCGGCAGCAGCGGTGGACCCGCCGCGCTCCGTGGCTCGCCTTCGGCATCGCCGCAACGGTGCTCGTCGTCGACCAGTTGACGAAGCTGTGGGCGGAGGCGACGCTGACCCGCGGCGAGCGGACCCCGCTGATCGGCGACGCCCTCGGCATTCAGTTGATCTACAACCCGGGTGCCGCGTTCTCGTTCGGCGAGAACACCACCTGGGTCTTCACCATCGCGGCCGCGATCGGTGTCGGCGTGACCGCCTGGTTCGCGTGGCGGGCCCGCTCCCGGGCCTGGGCGGCCGCACTCGGCCTGGTACTCGGCGGCGCGTTCACCCACCTGCTGGACCGGCTGTTCCGCGAGCCGTCGTTCGGGCAGGGCCACGTCGTCGACTTCATCGCCTACTTCGACTGGTTCATCGGCAACGTCGCCGACATCGCGCTCTTCTTCGGGGTCGTCACGTTCCTCACCTTGGAACTGCTCGGCATCCGGCTCCGGCCGGAATCATCCGATTCATCCGATTCGTCGGAGCCGTCCGGCGAATCGGAAACGTCAGTCGGTGGTGGCGGTGCGGACGGCGGCGGCGTACGCGAGGGTGGCACGGCGTAA
- a CDS encoding DUF885 domain-containing protein: protein MASFVPLAERIIDALLASDPALASSAGDHRHDDRLPDLSVDGVAATATMLLDATNALAEVDADALSTQERVDHAILSAIVDRRLFELTEVRAREWNPLVYNPGPLLHGLIARPFAPAAQRLTSLAGRLGAVPDVLATARDTLRGVPAIHAETAAGQFAGTAALVRDQVPGLLAEEPGLRDKVEPLAAEAAFALDEFAGWLRDSLDRDVDRRDPRLGRRLWEAQLWHTLDTELTAADVLDRAWANLERVTGEIRVAAAELTGGPATDDTVRTALARLAAEHPDDSSIVSLAQTAMRETTEFVAAHDLVSMVDDRCVIQEMPEFARGVAVAYCDPPGVLERADVPTFYCIAPTPTDWPAERVESFYREYNDHMVRNLTVHEAMPGHFLQLAHARRFLGTTRVRAVGRSGPFVEGWAVYAEEMMVDAGFGGLPVRLQQLKMQLRMTINAILDQLTHCAELPQAEAMALMTGRGFQEEGEAAGKWRRALLTSTQLSTYFVGYAEVAQVAAARPAGVPARQWHDAMLAHGSPPPRHLPALLPI, encoded by the coding sequence ATGGCGTCGTTCGTACCTCTGGCTGAACGCATCATCGACGCGCTGCTGGCCAGCGATCCGGCCCTGGCGTCGTCGGCCGGTGACCACCGCCACGACGACCGGTTGCCGGACCTGTCCGTCGACGGCGTCGCCGCCACCGCGACGATGCTGCTGGACGCCACCAACGCGCTCGCCGAGGTGGACGCGGACGCACTGTCCACCCAGGAGCGGGTGGATCACGCGATCCTGTCGGCGATCGTCGACCGGCGGCTGTTCGAGCTGACCGAGGTGCGTGCCCGGGAGTGGAATCCGCTGGTCTACAACCCGGGGCCGCTGCTGCACGGGTTGATCGCCCGCCCGTTCGCGCCGGCCGCGCAGCGGCTGACCAGTCTGGCCGGACGGCTCGGCGCCGTACCGGACGTGCTGGCCACCGCGCGCGACACGCTGCGCGGCGTACCGGCGATCCACGCCGAGACCGCCGCCGGTCAATTCGCCGGCACCGCCGCGCTGGTCCGCGACCAGGTGCCGGGGCTGCTGGCCGAGGAGCCGGGACTGCGGGACAAGGTCGAGCCGCTGGCGGCCGAGGCGGCGTTCGCGTTGGACGAGTTCGCCGGCTGGCTGCGCGACAGCCTGGACCGCGACGTCGACCGGCGGGACCCACGGCTGGGCCGGCGGCTGTGGGAGGCCCAGCTGTGGCACACCCTGGACACCGAGCTGACCGCCGCCGACGTGCTGGACCGGGCCTGGGCGAATCTGGAGCGGGTAACCGGCGAGATCCGGGTGGCGGCGGCCGAGCTGACCGGTGGGCCGGCCACCGACGACACGGTACGCACCGCGTTGGCCCGGCTGGCCGCCGAGCATCCGGACGACTCGTCCATCGTGTCGCTGGCGCAGACCGCGATGCGGGAGACCACCGAGTTCGTCGCCGCCCACGATCTGGTGTCGATGGTGGACGACCGGTGCGTGATCCAGGAGATGCCGGAGTTCGCCCGGGGCGTCGCGGTGGCCTACTGCGACCCGCCCGGGGTGCTGGAGCGGGCCGACGTTCCGACGTTCTACTGCATCGCGCCGACGCCGACGGATTGGCCCGCCGAGCGGGTCGAGTCGTTCTACCGCGAGTACAACGACCACATGGTGCGTAACCTGACCGTGCACGAGGCGATGCCGGGGCACTTCCTGCAGTTGGCGCACGCCCGCCGGTTCCTCGGCACCACCCGGGTGCGGGCGGTCGGCCGGTCCGGGCCGTTCGTCGAGGGCTGGGCGGTGTACGCCGAGGAGATGATGGTCGACGCCGGGTTCGGTGGCCTGCCGGTACGGCTGCAGCAGTTGAAGATGCAGCTGCGGATGACCATCAACGCGATCCTGGACCAGCTGACGCACTGCGCGGAGCTGCCGCAGGCCGAGGCGATGGCGCTGATGACCGGTCGGGGCTTCCAGGAGGAGGGCGAAGCGGCCGGCAAGTGGCGTCGGGCGTTGCTGACCTCCACCCAGCTGTCCACGTACTTCGTGGGCTACGCCGAGGTGGCGCAGGTGGCGGCGGCGCGGCCAGCCGGCGTACCGGCGCGGCAGTGGCACGACGCGATGCTGGCGCACGGCTCCCCGCCGCCGCGGCACCTGCCGGCGCTACTGCCGATCTGA
- a CDS encoding septum formation initiator family protein, which yields MPQRRTPSGQGPARRPGQPGRSGSRGPLRLAGRDTASDGGSRADQRGRASRPAGADRVAAPRSGAPRSAAGRSGDPGRPASRPAAGRRVPGGPVKRTTAPQPNRFTGRATVLLVVLVALALAYTYPVRVYLAQQSDIARIEQAQQAQRERIAELNAQAERWQDPDFIRIEAKRRFYMVYPGEVPLLVLHDPDGAARDSGEPLEPAGERDGPAGPWYDTLWSSVQAADAEGIPR from the coding sequence GTGCCGCAACGGCGCACACCGAGTGGTCAGGGCCCGGCCCGCCGGCCGGGACAGCCCGGCCGGTCCGGCTCGCGCGGGCCACTGCGGCTCGCCGGCCGCGATACCGCTTCCGACGGCGGCTCCCGGGCCGACCAGCGCGGCAGAGCGTCCCGGCCGGCGGGTGCCGACCGGGTCGCTGCGCCCCGCTCCGGCGCGCCCCGCTCCGCTGCGGGCCGCTCGGGCGACCCGGGTCGCCCGGCCAGCCGGCCGGCTGCCGGCCGCCGGGTGCCCGGCGGCCCGGTCAAGCGGACCACCGCGCCGCAGCCCAACCGGTTCACCGGCCGGGCGACCGTGCTGCTGGTGGTGCTGGTCGCCCTGGCGCTGGCGTACACCTATCCGGTGCGGGTCTACCTGGCCCAGCAGTCCGACATCGCCCGCATCGAGCAGGCCCAGCAGGCCCAGCGCGAACGGATCGCCGAGCTCAACGCGCAGGCCGAGCGCTGGCAGGACCCGGACTTCATCCGGATCGAGGCGAAGCGGCGGTTCTACATGGTCTACCCGGGTGAGGTCCCGCTGCTGGTACTGCACGATCCGGACGGTGCCGCCCGCGACTCGGGCGAGCCGCTCGAGCCGGCCGGTGAGCGCGACGGCCCGGCCGGCCCGTGGTACGACACGCTCTGGTCGAGCGTGCAGGCCGCCGACGCGGAGGGCATCCCCCGGTGA
- the mfd gene encoding transcription-repair coupling factor, with the protein MTALAGLLNAALADPALTRVRDLAKIATPEKDGLDVTAPPALRPFTVAAVAAETQAGGAGRPVLAVTATSREADDLAAALGELLPAGQVAVFPSWETLPHERLSPRSDTVGRRLAVLRRLAHPDADTGPTASDGKSGDGTHGERQRQGPLRVVVAPVRSVLQPQLRGLGDLEPVQLTAGGNSGGLEEVVDRLVAMAYARVDLVTKRGEFAVRGGILDVFPPTDEHPSRVEFWGDDVEEIRTFAVADQRTIEAVDRLWAPPCRELLLTDPVRQRAAELAQQHPELGEILDKLAEGIPVEGMESLAPALLDGTDSMELLLHCMPAGTHVLLCDPERIRTRAHDLVRTSAEFLEASWAAAAVGGQAPIDLGAAAFRTLAEVRAVAATLDQPWWTLSPFGLAEADADTAGAAAGAQPWEDAPAPVSVSPDAGDAVALTAAPAPLYHGETARVVDDLKRWTGDGWSVVLVFEGHGPAQRSVAVLRDAGLGATLVENVPTAPTPGDLVVTCGSLGNGFVAERARLAIVTGADISGGRGASTKDMRRMPSRRRNTIDPLELRAGDHVVHEQHGIGRYVELVQRKVNGADREYLVIEYAPAKRGQPGDRLFVPTDQLDQLSRYVGGEQPTLHKMGGSDWQKAKTRARKAVREIAAQLIQLYAARKAAKGHAFGPDTPWQRELEDAFPYTETPDQLAAIDEVKGDMQQSTPMDRLICGDVGYGKTEIAVRAAFKAVQDGKQVAVLVPTTLLAQQHFNTFAERMAQFPVEIRQLSRFATPKETEQTLTMAAEGTADIVIGTHRLLQSATRFKALGLIIVDEEQRFGVEHKEHLKSLRTSVDVLTMSATPIPRTLEMAITGIREMSTIATPPEERHPVLTAVGAYDDKQVAAAIHRELLRDGQVFYLHNRVESIDKAARRLRELVPEARVAVAHGQMGEDALEKVMVGFWEKEFDVLVCTTIVESGIDIPNANTLIVERADLLGLAQLHQIRGRVGRGRERAYAYFLYPREKPLTEHAHERLATIAQHTELGAGMYVAMKDLEIRGAGNLLGGEQSGHIEGVGFDLYVRMVGEAVQNFKGEAPDDAETAEVKVDLPVDAHLPHDYIGVERLRLEMYRKLAGARDAAALQEIVAEMTDRYGEPPAQVGNLVAVARFRLLAKAYGLTDVSMQGKHVRFAPLVLPDSKQLRLKRYHPDAVYKSAADQVSVPRPTTRRIGGEPLRDQALLDWCAQLLRDLLGDPPTTGSAPSTDSARVGAPAGRGA; encoded by the coding sequence ATGACCGCGCTCGCCGGCCTGCTCAATGCCGCTCTCGCCGATCCCGCCCTGACCCGGGTACGGGATCTGGCAAAGATCGCCACGCCAGAAAAAGACGGGCTGGACGTCACCGCGCCGCCGGCGCTGCGCCCGTTCACGGTCGCGGCGGTGGCCGCCGAGACGCAGGCCGGCGGGGCGGGGCGACCGGTGCTGGCGGTCACCGCGACCAGCCGGGAGGCCGACGACCTGGCCGCCGCCCTCGGTGAGCTACTGCCGGCCGGCCAGGTCGCGGTCTTCCCGAGCTGGGAGACGCTGCCGCACGAGCGGCTGTCGCCGCGTTCGGACACCGTCGGGCGGCGGCTCGCCGTGCTGCGCCGGCTGGCGCACCCCGACGCGGACACCGGACCAACGGCCAGCGACGGCAAGTCCGGCGACGGTACGCACGGCGAGCGACAGCGGCAAGGGCCGCTGCGGGTGGTCGTGGCGCCGGTCCGCTCCGTGCTGCAGCCGCAGCTAAGAGGGCTCGGTGACCTGGAGCCGGTCCAGCTGACCGCCGGAGGCAACTCCGGCGGCCTGGAGGAGGTCGTCGACCGGCTGGTCGCGATGGCGTACGCACGGGTCGACCTGGTCACCAAGCGCGGTGAGTTCGCGGTACGCGGCGGCATCCTGGACGTGTTCCCGCCGACCGACGAGCACCCGTCCCGGGTCGAGTTCTGGGGCGACGACGTCGAGGAGATCCGCACCTTCGCCGTAGCCGACCAGCGCACCATCGAAGCCGTCGATCGGCTGTGGGCACCGCCGTGCCGGGAACTGCTGCTCACCGACCCGGTACGCCAGCGGGCCGCCGAGCTGGCCCAGCAGCATCCCGAGCTGGGCGAGATCCTGGACAAGCTGGCCGAGGGCATCCCGGTCGAAGGCATGGAGTCGCTGGCCCCGGCCCTGCTGGACGGCACCGACAGCATGGAGCTGCTGCTGCACTGCATGCCGGCCGGCACCCACGTACTGCTCTGCGACCCGGAGCGGATCCGTACCCGGGCGCACGATCTGGTCCGTACCTCGGCGGAGTTTCTCGAGGCCAGCTGGGCCGCGGCCGCCGTCGGTGGCCAGGCCCCGATCGACCTGGGCGCGGCCGCCTTCCGCACCCTCGCCGAGGTACGCGCGGTGGCCGCCACGCTCGACCAGCCGTGGTGGACCCTGTCGCCGTTCGGCCTGGCCGAAGCCGACGCGGACACCGCAGGCGCAGCAGCAGGCGCGCAGCCGTGGGAGGATGCCCCGGCTCCGGTGAGCGTCAGCCCGGACGCCGGGGACGCGGTGGCGCTGACCGCCGCCCCCGCGCCGCTCTACCACGGGGAGACCGCCCGGGTCGTCGACGACCTGAAACGCTGGACCGGCGACGGTTGGTCGGTGGTGCTGGTCTTCGAGGGGCACGGGCCGGCGCAGCGGTCGGTGGCCGTGCTGCGCGACGCGGGGCTCGGCGCGACGCTCGTCGAGAACGTGCCGACCGCCCCGACGCCCGGCGACCTCGTCGTCACCTGCGGCAGCCTCGGCAACGGCTTCGTCGCCGAACGGGCCCGGCTGGCGATCGTCACCGGCGCCGACATCAGCGGCGGCCGGGGCGCCTCCACCAAGGACATGCGCAGGATGCCGAGCCGGCGGCGCAACACCATCGACCCGCTGGAGCTGCGCGCCGGCGACCACGTCGTGCACGAGCAGCACGGCATCGGCCGCTACGTCGAGCTGGTGCAGCGCAAGGTCAACGGCGCCGACCGGGAGTACCTGGTCATCGAGTACGCGCCGGCCAAGCGCGGCCAGCCCGGCGACCGGCTGTTCGTCCCGACCGACCAGCTGGACCAGCTGTCCCGCTACGTCGGTGGGGAGCAGCCGACGCTGCACAAGATGGGTGGCTCGGACTGGCAGAAGGCCAAGACCCGGGCCCGCAAGGCGGTACGGGAGATCGCCGCCCAGCTGATCCAGCTGTACGCGGCCCGCAAGGCAGCCAAGGGGCATGCGTTCGGCCCGGACACCCCGTGGCAGCGGGAGCTGGAGGACGCCTTCCCGTACACCGAGACCCCGGACCAGCTGGCGGCGATCGACGAGGTCAAGGGCGACATGCAGCAGTCGACCCCGATGGACCGGCTGATCTGCGGCGACGTCGGCTACGGCAAGACCGAGATCGCGGTACGGGCGGCGTTCAAGGCGGTGCAGGACGGCAAGCAGGTGGCGGTGCTGGTGCCGACGACGCTGCTCGCCCAGCAACACTTCAACACGTTCGCCGAGCGGATGGCCCAGTTCCCGGTCGAGATCCGGCAGCTGTCCCGGTTCGCCACCCCGAAGGAGACCGAGCAGACGCTGACCATGGCCGCCGAGGGCACCGCCGACATCGTCATCGGCACCCACCGGCTGCTGCAGTCGGCCACCCGCTTCAAGGCGCTCGGGTTGATCATCGTCGACGAGGAGCAGCGGTTCGGGGTGGAGCACAAGGAGCACCTGAAGTCGCTGCGTACCTCGGTCGACGTGCTGACCATGTCGGCGACGCCGATTCCGCGCACCCTGGAGATGGCGATCACCGGCATCCGGGAGATGTCGACGATCGCCACCCCACCGGAGGAGCGCCATCCGGTGCTGACCGCCGTCGGGGCGTACGACGACAAGCAGGTCGCCGCCGCGATCCACCGCGAGCTGCTCCGCGACGGCCAGGTCTTCTACCTGCACAACCGGGTCGAGTCGATCGACAAGGCGGCGCGGCGGCTGCGCGAGCTGGTGCCGGAGGCGCGGGTCGCGGTGGCGCACGGCCAGATGGGTGAGGACGCCCTGGAGAAGGTGATGGTCGGCTTCTGGGAGAAGGAGTTCGACGTCCTGGTCTGCACCACGATCGTCGAGTCGGGCATCGACATCCCGAACGCGAACACGCTGATCGTGGAGCGGGCCGACCTGCTCGGCCTGGCCCAGCTGCATCAGATCCGCGGCCGGGTCGGCCGGGGTCGGGAGCGGGCGTACGCCTACTTCCTCTACCCGCGCGAGAAGCCGTTGACCGAGCACGCCCACGAGCGGCTGGCGACCATCGCCCAGCACACCGAGCTGGGCGCCGGCATGTACGTGGCGATGAAGGACCTGGAGATCCGGGGCGCCGGCAACCTGCTCGGCGGCGAACAGTCCGGCCACATCGAGGGCGTCGGGTTCGACCTGTACGTGCGGATGGTCGGCGAGGCGGTGCAGAACTTCAAGGGCGAGGCGCCCGACGACGCCGAAACCGCCGAGGTGAAGGTCGACCTGCCGGTCGACGCGCACCTGCCGCACGACTACATCGGCGTGGAACGGCTGCGCCTGGAGATGTACCGCAAACTTGCCGGGGCCCGCGACGCCGCCGCGCTGCAGGAGATCGTCGCCGAGATGACCGACCGGTACGGCGAACCACCGGCGCAGGTCGGCAACCTGGTGGCGGTGGCGCGGTTCCGGCTGCTGGCCAAGGCGTACGGGCTGACCGACGTGTCGATGCAGGGCAAGCATGTCCGGTTCGCCCCGCTGGTGCTGCCCGACTCGAAGCAGCTGCGGCTCAAGCGCTACCACCCGGACGCGGTCTACAAGTCGGCCGCCGACCAGGTCAGCGTGCCCCGGCCGACGACCCGGCGGATCGGCGGCGAGCCGCTGCGTGACCAGGCGCTGCTGGACTGGTGCGCCCAGCTGCTGCGCGACCTGCTCGGCGACCCGCCGACCACGGGTTCCGCGCCGTCGACGGACAGTGCACGGGTCGGTGCACCGGCCGGCAGGGGTGCGTGA
- the eno gene encoding phosphopyruvate hydratase — protein sequence MATIEGIVAREILDSRGNPTVEVEIGLDDGTIARAAVPSGASTGAFEAIELRDGDADRYSGKGVEQAVANIEERIVDQLVGFEASEQRLIDQKMLDLDGTADKSGLGANAILGVSLAVAKAAANSAELSLFRYLGGPNAHLLPVPMMNILNGGAHADSNVDVQEFMIAPIGAPTFREALRCGAEVYHKLKSVLKKKGLATGLGDEGGFAPDLPTNAAALDLIAEAVGAAGYQLGTDIVLALDVAATEFYRDGAYVFEGAGKTSDEMVAYYTKLVGEYPIVSIEDPLGEDDWAGWSAMTAALGDRIQIVGDDLFVTNPERIARGIAEQAANAVLVKVNQIGSLTETFDAVELAHRSGFRCMMSHRSGETEDTTIADLAVATGCGQIKTGAPARSERVAKYNQLLRIEEELADAARYAGAGAFPRYRSA from the coding sequence GTGGCTACCATCGAGGGAATCGTCGCCAGGGAGATTCTCGATTCGCGCGGCAATCCGACCGTCGAGGTCGAAATCGGGCTTGACGACGGCACCATCGCCCGCGCTGCGGTGCCGTCCGGCGCGTCCACCGGGGCCTTCGAGGCGATCGAGCTGCGTGACGGCGACGCGGACCGCTACTCCGGCAAGGGCGTCGAGCAGGCGGTGGCCAACATCGAGGAGCGCATCGTCGACCAGCTGGTCGGTTTCGAGGCGAGTGAGCAGCGGCTGATCGACCAGAAGATGCTGGATCTGGACGGCACCGCGGACAAGTCCGGGCTGGGCGCGAACGCCATTCTCGGCGTTTCCCTGGCGGTCGCGAAGGCCGCCGCGAACAGCGCCGAGCTGAGCCTCTTCCGGTACCTCGGCGGGCCGAACGCCCACCTGCTGCCGGTGCCGATGATGAACATCCTCAACGGCGGCGCACACGCCGACTCCAACGTCGACGTGCAGGAGTTCATGATCGCCCCGATCGGCGCGCCGACCTTCCGGGAGGCGTTGCGCTGCGGTGCCGAGGTCTATCACAAGCTCAAGTCGGTGCTGAAGAAGAAGGGCCTGGCCACCGGCCTCGGTGACGAGGGTGGCTTCGCCCCGGACCTGCCCACCAACGCCGCCGCGCTGGACCTGATCGCCGAGGCGGTCGGCGCCGCCGGCTACCAGCTCGGCACCGACATCGTGCTGGCGCTCGACGTCGCCGCCACCGAGTTCTACCGCGACGGCGCGTACGTCTTCGAAGGTGCCGGCAAGACCTCCGACGAGATGGTCGCCTACTACACCAAGCTGGTCGGCGAGTACCCGATCGTGTCCATCGAGGACCCGCTGGGCGAGGACGACTGGGCCGGCTGGTCGGCGATGACCGCCGCGCTCGGCGACCGGATCCAGATCGTCGGCGACGACCTGTTCGTCACCAACCCGGAGCGGATCGCCCGGGGCATCGCCGAGCAGGCGGCGAACGCCGTTCTGGTCAAGGTCAACCAGATCGGCTCGCTGACCGAGACGTTCGACGCGGTCGAGCTGGCCCACCGCAGCGGATTCCGCTGCATGATGAGCCACCGGTCCGGTGAGACCGAGGACACCACGATCGCCGACCTGGCGGTAGCCACCGGCTGTGGTCAGATCAAGACCGGCGCACCCGCCCGCTCCGAGCGGGTGGCCAAGTACAACCAGCTGCTGCGGATCGAGGAGGAGCTGGCCGACGCGGCGCGCTACGCCGGGGCCGGCGCGTTCCCGAGGTACCGTTCCGCCTAG
- a CDS encoding MazG family protein, which translates to MTARIVLLVTSPRLPAGLLTAQAWDVVRRFPVLAGADSELTTAIRVAGGTVTVPVPVPVSESESESVEQTLLTAAAEHGTAVWLAGPAGDEDLARRLGLRLAREPGLAELELMYGSWDPPGARLLDAVEVMDRLVSPGGDPWKRQQTHDSLARYLLEESYEAYDAIAAGDLTALRDELGDVLLQVVLHARLAQELPDGERWDVDDVAGGLVAKMIRRNPHVFAGVAVADVDEIVDNWEQIKAAERAASGAASGAGDSPSPMDGIVLAQPALSLADKVLQRAGRAGVDVPLPEPDPAVDLQPDGVVDPSTRLGAQLLALVAQARAEGLDAEGALRRATLAYAAAVRTATTD; encoded by the coding sequence GTGACCGCCCGGATCGTCCTGCTGGTCACCTCGCCCCGGCTGCCGGCCGGGCTGCTGACGGCGCAGGCCTGGGACGTCGTACGCCGGTTCCCGGTCCTCGCCGGTGCGGACAGTGAGCTGACCACGGCGATCCGCGTCGCCGGCGGCACGGTCACCGTGCCAGTGCCAGTGCCAGTGTCGGAGTCGGAGTCGGAGTCGGTTGAGCAGACGCTGTTGACGGCGGCGGCCGAGCACGGCACCGCTGTGTGGCTGGCCGGTCCGGCCGGCGACGAGGACCTGGCCCGCCGGCTGGGGCTGCGGCTGGCCCGCGAGCCCGGCCTGGCCGAGCTGGAGCTGATGTACGGCTCCTGGGATCCGCCCGGTGCCCGGCTGCTCGACGCGGTCGAGGTCATGGACCGGCTCGTCTCGCCCGGTGGCGACCCGTGGAAGCGGCAGCAGACCCACGACTCGCTGGCACGGTATCTGCTGGAGGAGAGCTACGAGGCGTACGACGCCATCGCGGCCGGTGACCTGACGGCATTGCGCGACGAACTGGGTGACGTGCTGCTACAGGTGGTGCTGCACGCCAGGCTCGCGCAGGAGTTGCCGGACGGCGAACGTTGGGACGTCGACGACGTGGCCGGTGGTCTGGTGGCGAAGATGATCCGCCGTAACCCGCACGTCTTCGCCGGTGTCGCGGTGGCCGACGTCGATGAGATCGTCGACAACTGGGAGCAGATCAAGGCCGCCGAGCGGGCCGCGTCGGGTGCCGCCTCCGGCGCGGGCGACAGCCCGTCACCGATGGACGGGATCGTGCTCGCCCAGCCGGCGCTGTCGCTGGCCGACAAGGTGCTGCAGCGGGCCGGGCGGGCCGGGGTCGACGTACCGCTGCCGGAGCCGGACCCGGCCGTGGACCTGCAGCCGGACGGTGTGGTGGACCCGTCGACGCGGCTCGGCGCGCAACTGCTCGCGCTGGTCGCGCAGGCCCGCGCCGAGGGCCTGGACGCCGAGGGCGCGTTACGCCGTGCCACCCTCGCGTACGCCGCCGCCGTCCGCACCGCCACCACCGACTGA